In a genomic window of Aricia agestis chromosome 2, ilAriAges1.1, whole genome shotgun sequence:
- the LOC121739298 gene encoding neuronal acetylcholine receptor subunit beta-3-like: MPSTVAVLKALCFIIGLHQVWGGCDNVTSFTMRVDTLLAEYDRSNPPAAPLKVFASLQVRHANIYEDTASVRLLANLQLNWNDSRLAWNTTDWGCDKALVTSERLWLPDVALLSAATSSSDPADTTLKARITGAGQVSWVTRLDVNAPLSMDLYKWPADEHEIIVKFGSRGHSIDEMDVVLRDEKSSALMFESSSWEAVSVNCSEDRQEVEGVVRGVVSYTVRLRRTGHAHGLALAAVLATTTLLLLAAAMMPPDSRPALCAAAAFTSALWLISSAPKLSVSARVPLPLSLVCVQCVCACACAAAAALVLRVSRCSAPPPPPLRALLTATSQLCRLTTTESVEGQSTAWAAAARLLDRTLLLLVLLTVFIVHCIHLFH, encoded by the exons ATGCCTTCGACGGTGGCCGTGTTGAAAGCTCTATGTTTTATTATTG GTTTGCATCAAGTGTGGGGCGGCTGCGACAATGTGACGTCATTCACGATGCGAGTGGACACGCTGCTGGCGGAGTACGACCGCTCTAACCCTCCCGCTGCGCCCCTCAAGGTGTTCGCGTCACTCCAAGTGAGACACGCCAACATATACGAGGACACCGCCTCTGTGCGACTACTGGCTAATTTACAGTTG AATTGGAACGATTCCCGTTTAGCGTGGAACACCACCGACTGGGGGTGCGACAAGGCGCTGGTGACGTCAGAGCGGCTGTGGCTGCCGGACGTGGCACTGCTGAGCGCCGCCACCAGCAGCAGTGACCCCGCAGACACCACGCTCAAGGCCCGCATCACCGGCGCCGGCCAGGTCAGCTGGGTCACGCGCCTCGACGTCAACGCGCCGCTGTCCATGGACCTCTACAAGTGGCCGGCCGACGAGCACGAAATTATCGTCAAATTCGGTTCCCGAGGACACTCGATTGACGAGATGGATGTGGTGTTGAGAGACGAAAAg TCGAGCGCGCTGATGTTCGAATCGAGCTCCTGGGAAGCGGTGTCGGTGAACTGCTCGGAGGACCGGCAGGAGGTCGAGGGGGTGGTGCGGGGGGTGGTGTCGTACACCGTGCGCCTGCGCCGGACGGGCCACGCGCACGGCCTGGCGCTGGCCGCAGTGCTGGCCACCACGACGCTGCTGCTGCTCGCCGCCGCCATGATGCCACCCGACTCCCGCCCCGCGCTATGTGCCGCCGCTGCCTTCACTTCCGCCTTGTG GCTAATATCGTCGGCGCCGAAGTTGTCTGTGTCAGCGCGTGTGCCGTTGCCACTGTCCCTGGTGTGCGTGCAGTGCGTGTGCGCGTGCGcgtgcgcggcggcggcggcgctcgTGCTGCGGGTGTCGCGCTGctccgcgccgccgccgccaccgctACGCGCGCTGCTGACCGCCACGTCGCAGCTCTGTCGGCTTACAACCACCGAG AGCGTCGAGGGTCAGAGCACGGcgtgggcggcggcggcgcggctgcTGGACCGCACGCTGCTGCTGCTGGTGCTGCTCACCGTCTTTATCGTACACTGCATTCATTTGTTCCATTAA